GCGTCGGTTAAGAGAAAAAATATTATTCACGTCCCACGACTTAACCAAAGACATTGGATTCACCCGCCTGAATTTGATTAGCTGTCGCAATATTTTAATTTATTTTCAACCACAATTGCAGCAGCAAGTACTACGTAATCTGCACTTTTCTTTACTCGCCAAGGGAGTTCTGTTTTTAGGCGAAGCCGAGACTTTGGGCTACATTGAACCTGAATTTCAAACTCTTGCCCAAAAAGCCAAAATTTATCAGAAAAAGCGAGACGTTAAGCTAAACAACCCCGCAAAAAACTTCGAGAAAATTTCTCACCAACTGCCATCCTATTTTCCGACAAAAATTAGTAGCGAAGCTTTTCTTGAACCGATACTAGAAAAAACTTTCAGTGCTTTTCTCGCTAAACATCAAGCAACCTGCTTTTTGGTCGATCGCCAATACAAGCTGTTCCACAGCTTCAACAACGGCATCGAAGTTCTGAAAATGCCTTTGGGTAGAACAACCACAGATATTACCAAGTTGATTGTCAGCGATCTACATTTGCCATTAATTACTGCCCTGCATCGGGCTAAACAAGAGCGATCGCCAATATCCTATCTGGGAATTAAAGTTAAGCATCAAAATCAATCGCGCAATTTTAAACTGGAAGTTACCTATAACGAAAGTAATAAACTAGCCGATGACTTTTTTAGCATTATTATTCAAGAAGGCGAAATTCCGCGACAGGCTTCAGGAGAAAGATTTGAAGTTGAACTGGAAGCTTCTCAACGAATTGTCGAATTAGAGTATGAACTACAGCAAACCCGCGTTAATCTTCAGTCAGTAATTGAAGAATTAGAAACTACCAACGAAGAACAGCAGGCAACCAATGAAGAATTAACTGCTGCCAATGAAGAACTGCATTCGGTTAACGAAGAATTATACACTGTTAATACCCAATATCAACTAAAAATTGAAGAATTAACCGAGTTGAATAACGATGTCGATAATTTACTGCGGAGTACGGACATTGGCGTAGTTTTTCTCGATCGCGACTTAAAAATTCGTAGGTTTACTCCCGCAGCTACTGTAGCGATCAACCTATTAGAAGCCGATATTAACCGTCCCCTAGAACATATTACTCACAACCTCGACTGCCAAGATATGATGCAGCTTTTACAAGGGGTAATTAGAAGTCACAGGGTTGTAAATCGAGAAGTAAAGCTAGTTAAAAACGATTTTCATCTGTTGATGCGGGTTAATCCCTATCTATTAGAAAATGGTCAATTGGATGGGGTAGTAATATCTTTTATCGATATCAACGAACTTAAAACTATTCAAAAGCAGATTGATCTAGTCAATCAAGATTTACAGAAATCTCAACTACAGTTGCGCCAGCTAAATCAAGAGCTAGAAGCCAGAGTAGAAGAGCGTACTCAGGCTTTACAAAAATCCGAAGCGAGACTAAGAGCAATTTTAGAAACAACTACATCGATAATTTATCTCAAAGATGTTGCAGGACGCTATCTTTTGGCTAATCGCCAGTGTATAGAGACATTAGGTATCACTGAGGCGGAAATTTTGGGTAAAAGCGATCGCGACTTCTTTCCCGAACAAATTGCTGCAAGTCTAATTAGTAATGACCAGCAAGTCTTAGCCTCTAAGTCGGTTCTGAAGTTTGAAGAACAGGCACTCACAGCCGATAACCGTCTGCATAGCTATATTTCTACTAAAGCACCTTTACTTGATGAACAAGGAGAAGTTTACGCCATCTGTGCTATTTCTACCGATATTAGCGAACTGAAGCATACCGAAGCCGAACTGAGAGAAAGCGGGGAGCGCGAAAGCACTATTCTTAAAATAGTCGAAAAAATCCGCGAAACTTTTGATTTAATTGAAATATTTCAAAATACGACTCAACAGTTACGAGCAACTTTAAAATGCGATCGCCTCGTTCTCTATCGTTTTAATCCCGATTGGAGTGGAGAATTTGTTGCCGAATCTGTAGCCGAAGGCTGGACTTCCCTCCTCAAAAGTGAATTGAAAACTAGCTGGAAAGATACCTGTTTACAGGCGACTCAAGGAAGTCACTACCAAGACTATCACACCTTTGTCATTAATGATGTTGCCCAGGCCAAGTTAAGCCACTGCCATCGAATTATGTACCAGAAAATTCAGGCGAAATCTTTTTGTATTATACCTGTTTTTCGAGGCAAACAACTTTGGGGACTGCTTGCTGCTTACCAAAATCAAAGTCCTCGCCAGTGGAAAGAAGGAGAAATTCGTTTACTAACTCAAACCAGTATTCAGCTAGGTATTTCTTTAGCCCAGGTAGATTTATTTACCCAAATTGAAAACCAATCCCAGCAGCTACAGCAGGCAAAAGAAGCAGCCGAAGCTGCTAATCAGGCTAAAAGCGCATTTATTGCCCACACTAGCCATGAATTGCGTACCCCTTTGAATGCTATTTTAGGATTTGCCCAAATTTTACAGCGCGAATCAGAAAATATCGAGACTAGAAAAAGAGGTATTGAAGTAATCAGACAGTCTGGTCAAGATTTGCTGACTCTGATCAACGATATTCTTTATGTTGCCAAGATTGAAGCAGGTAAACTTAATTTAGAACTACGCGACTTTATTTTCCCCTCATTTTTAGCTAACTTAGCTGATATTATCCGTGTCCGCTGTCAGCAAAAAGCGATCGCGTTTGAGCATCAGATCTTGTCTGACCTGCCTAAGGTAGTTAAAGGAGATGAAACTCGCCTGCGTCAGCTATTGTTTAATTTATTGAGCAATGCCGTCAAGTTTACCCATCAAGGTAAAGTTATTTTTAAAGTCGGTTTCGTCAAAGATTTTCCACCCGAATCAAGGTTATCTTTTGAGCCAAGTAATGCAGACGAGATCCGTTTCTATATTGAAGATACAGGTAGCGGTATTTCTCAAGCTAAAATAAAAGAGATCTTTTTACCTTTTTATCAGCTAAACTCCCATCAATCATCTCAGGAAGGAACGGGTTTAGGTTTAACTATTAGCAAGAGTTTAGCCGAACAAATGGGTAGTCAGATCGAGGTAACCAGCGTTGTGGGACAGGGTAGTGTTTTCTGGTTTGATTTAACTTTTCCTGTGGTAGAAACTGCTGAAGCAACTTCAATCAACAACTATATAGAGCTGGATATTACAGGTTATACAGGTCAGAAACAGCAAATTTTAGTAGTAGACGATTTAGATAACAATCGTGAGGTGATCGTAGATTTTCTGACACCTTTAGGTTTTGATGTTGTCGAAGCCAAGTCAGGAGAAACGGCGATCGCTTTAATTGAGCAACATCAGCCTGACCTCGTATTATTAGATCTAATAATGCCCAAAATGAAAGGCTGGGAAGTAACCCAACGTCTCAGACAAGAATCTCGCTTTGAGCGGCTTCCCGTAGTTATGGTTTCTGCCAGCACACTAGCTACAGACGAATCAAGCTGCTATCAGGCAGGAGCAAGCAATTTTCTGGCAAAACCCTTGAACTTTAAACAACTATTGCAGGTTATCGAACAAAACCTCGAATTAGAATGGATTACTAGCGATGGTATGAAGCGATCGCTAATTCAGCAATCATCAGCGCAAAATAGTCCAGATACCGCTTTAGTGATTCCTCCTAGTCAAGAATTAACCAAAGTTTTAGATTTAGTCATGCAGGGAGATATCCGCAGTACTATATCCCGTGCCAACTCCTGGTCAAATCGACCTGAATTAATCCCTTTTGCCCAGCAGGTTAGCCAATTAGCTGAAAGTTGCCAGCTAAAAAAACTCAAAGAATCAATTCGTCAGCACCTAGAATCAAAGTAAATTTAATTAACCTCAGTTCGGATTAAGGCAATTTAAGGGTTATGAAAGCTAATTGCTAATCGCTAATGCGAAGCGAAGAACGCGATATGCCCGTGCATGATATGCCAATCGCGGATTCACGGATAAACCGCACTCCGCCCTTCGGTCTCGAAGCTTATCCTAAAGGATATGCCCTAAAGGATTCCCTTCGGTCTCGGAGCGGTATCCTTTAGGACTAGCCCTAAAGGATTAGCGCCTGGAGGCGCGTCCTTCGCGTCGTCCTTTAGGGCTAGTCATGCTCGGGCATATCCTTTAGGGGACTTTTATACAGCAAGATCTAAAACGGATCGGGATCAATCCACTACTAAATCATAAATATTTGTAACGTCTTGCTAAAGAACTAGACTAAAATCATTGAAAATCATTGCCAAATATTGCCAAAAAAGTTTTTTAATAAACCAGTTTTTCAAACTACTACAAATAGCGAGCGCTTTCTATGTTGACCTATAAAAAACTATTAACCCGCACCAGTTATCCAAACTTAACAAGACTGCTTAGAAGTGAGTCTGGAGAAAATTCTTTAGTTAACCAAAAATCAAAACTAGAGCCAGCAGATAAATTAAACTATTATGATTTGAAAGATTTTGCCCTACAGACAAAAATTGAAGATCGAGCTTCAAAAACAGACAACCTAACAACTACTTCGGCAACAATTTTAATCGTAGACGACACCCCTCATAATTTACAGGTATTATTTGCTTATCTAGAAACCGCAGGGTTCAAAGTTTTACTGGCACAAGATGGGGAAAGCGCACTGCAAATAGCCCAATCTCAAACTCCCGATCTAATTTTGTTAGATGTGTTGATGCCTGATATCGATGGTTTTGCCACCTGTAGTCAGCTCAAAGCTCAAGCATCCACCAAAGAGATACCCGTAATTTTTTTAACGGCTCTTTCGGAAACAGTTAATAAAGTTCAAGGCTTTAAGCTGGGAGGAGTTGACTATATCACTAAACCGACTGAACAAGAAGAGGTTTTAGCTCGGATTCAAACCCACCTCAATCTACAGAGAATGCGTCAGGCTTTAGCAGCACAAAATAAAAAACTACAGCAGACGCTAAATTTTGAGGCCCTAATTAGACGTATTACTGATAAACTGCGTGATAGCCTCGATGAAACCTACTGTCTACGAGTAGCTACCAAAGAACTAGCCACAGTCCTCAATCTTAGTAGCTGTCAGGTTGAGCTTTATGATGCTCAGCAGGTAACGGCAACTATTGTTTATGAACACAACGTTACTTTACCCTCATGCCAAGGAGAAACCAGGCAAATTAATGATT
Above is a window of Coleofasciculaceae cyanobacterium DNA encoding:
- a CDS encoding chemotaxis protein CheB, producing MPEKDHSVNFPSQNRADFFVVGIGASAGGLRALEQFFEHLPNDTGAAFVVIQHLSPHFKSLMKELLERFTRMAIYRVTQGMELQPNSVYLIPPGKNLSLKNNQLHLLKQKERGRHELNFPIDIFLESLSRTMMERAIGIILSGTGSDGTNGLRTINQAGGFAMVQDPVTAEFDGMPRTAIATGIVDRILAPPELAEVIDRLVRLPHLPTKDSLNSLNLFDPDSLQQIATIIARHEQTDFSHYKTSTLSRRIHRHYLISGCRDLNQFIRLLETSAEERSMLRQNLLISVTQFFRDRPAWDFLANNIIPQLIAKAQPQEEIRCWVTACATGEEAYSLAMLLDEAVGNSKKPIRFKIFATDIDQAALEKAAQGVYPRTVVNDLSPEQLEQYVALKDNSCQIVRRLREKILFTSHDLTKDIGFTRLNLISCRNILIYFQPQLQQQVLRNLHFSLLAKGVLFLGEAETLGYIEPEFQTLAQKAKIYQKKRDVKLNNPAKNFEKISHQLPSYFPTKISSEAFLEPILEKTFSAFLAKHQATCFLVDRQYKLFHSFNNGIEVLKMPLGRTTTDITKLIVSDLHLPLITALHRAKQERSPISYLGIKVKHQNQSRNFKLEVTYNESNKLADDFFSIIIQEGEIPRQASGERFEVELEASQRIVELEYELQQTRVNLQSVIEELETTNEEQQATNEELTAANEELHSVNEELYTVNTQYQLKIEELTELNNDVDNLLRSTDIGVVFLDRDLKIRRFTPAATVAINLLEADINRPLEHITHNLDCQDMMQLLQGVIRSHRVVNREVKLVKNDFHLLMRVNPYLLENGQLDGVVISFIDINELKTIQKQIDLVNQDLQKSQLQLRQLNQELEARVEERTQALQKSEARLRAILETTTSIIYLKDVAGRYLLANRQCIETLGITEAEILGKSDRDFFPEQIAASLISNDQQVLASKSVLKFEEQALTADNRLHSYISTKAPLLDEQGEVYAICAISTDISELKHTEAELRESGERESTILKIVEKIRETFDLIEIFQNTTQQLRATLKCDRLVLYRFNPDWSGEFVAESVAEGWTSLLKSELKTSWKDTCLQATQGSHYQDYHTFVINDVAQAKLSHCHRIMYQKIQAKSFCIIPVFRGKQLWGLLAAYQNQSPRQWKEGEIRLLTQTSIQLGISLAQVDLFTQIENQSQQLQQAKEAAEAANQAKSAFIAHTSHELRTPLNAILGFAQILQRESENIETRKRGIEVIRQSGQDLLTLINDILYVAKIEAGKLNLELRDFIFPSFLANLADIIRVRCQQKAIAFEHQILSDLPKVVKGDETRLRQLLFNLLSNAVKFTHQGKVIFKVGFVKDFPPESRLSFEPSNADEIRFYIEDTGSGISQAKIKEIFLPFYQLNSHQSSQEGTGLGLTISKSLAEQMGSQIEVTSVVGQGSVFWFDLTFPVVETAEATSINNYIELDITGYTGQKQQILVVDDLDNNREVIVDFLTPLGFDVVEAKSGETAIALIEQHQPDLVLLDLIMPKMKGWEVTQRLRQESRFERLPVVMVSASTLATDESSCYQAGASNFLAKPLNFKQLLQVIEQNLELEWITSDGMKRSLIQQSSAQNSPDTALVIPPSQELTKVLDLVMQGDIRSTISRANSWSNRPELIPFAQQVSQLAESCQLKKLKESIRQHLESK